In Deinococcus misasensis DSM 22328, one genomic interval encodes:
- a CDS encoding transposase, which yields ELGKQGKKALLLVWDNASWHISKQVIFWIKQYNREAKASGGVRILSGLLPKRSPWLNPIEPKWLHGKRAVIPAQGLLSAKELESRVCAYYACPKLEPLAQPLS from the coding sequence GGAACTGGGCAAGCAGGGTAAAAAGGCTTTGTTGCTGGTGTGGGACAACGCCAGTTGGCATATCAGCAAACAGGTCATCTTCTGGATCAAGCAGTACAACCGTGAGGCAAAAGCATCAGGTGGAGTGCGGATTTTGAGTGGTTTGCTGCCGAAAAGAAGCCCCTGGCTGAATCCCATCGAACCGAAATGGCTACATGGCAAACGGGCGGTGATACCTGCTCAGGGCTTGCTTTCGGCGAAGGAATTGGAGTCTCGGGTCTGCGCTTATTATGCGTGTCCAAAATTGGAGCCCCTTGCACAACCTCTTTCGTGA